A single window of Drosophila suzukii chromosome 3, CBGP_Dsuzu_IsoJpt1.0, whole genome shotgun sequence DNA harbors:
- the Sodq gene encoding uncharacterized protein Sodq isoform X2, which yields MLVKLILTLVIGYGGIFAPGSAQNLLDRLRPANITRFDDGIKVVSGTKVKRYERLTVPLGGPVGIPGPAGLLGPLLPPQPSYLGYTYLVPQWQAGAKLVGDGEGASVAGMISFIQLPYSSDIKVTINVTGLPPGKHALHIHTFGDLSDGCKSTGGQFPNNFLGNVDTKDDGSISAVFQSIYLQLFGINGIVGRSIVIHSKAIDLNTALNAEVFSSSLQIMPNPLAYQNEENSVGPVIACGVISLMSTAASASGMAPGSSSPPAMENAEI from the exons ATGCTTGTTAAACTGATTCTGACGTTGGTAATTGGCTATGGCGGCATTTTTGCGCCTGGCAGTGCACAAAATCTGTTGGATCGACTGCGTCCGGCGAATATAACCCGATTCGATGATGGCATCAAAGTGGTTTCCGGCACCAAGGTGAAGAGATACGAACGGCTAACGGTTCCGCTGGGAGGTCCGGTGGGAATTCCAGGACCTGCTGGACTCCTGGGACCTCTGTTGCCACCACAACCTTCTTATCTGGGATACACCTAT TTGGTGCCCCAATGGCAGGCGGGTGCCAAATTGGTAGGCGATGGAGAAGGAGCAAGTGTGGCCGGAATGATATCATTCATACAGCTTCCCTACAGTTCGGATATAAAGGTGACGATCAATGTGACGGGATTACCGCCTGGCAAACATGCCCTGCATATCCACACCTTTGGAGATCTCAGCGACGGTTGCAAGTCCACTGGCGGACAGTTTCCAAATAATTTT CTTGGTAATGTGGACACCAAGGATGATGGCAGCATCTCGGCGGTCTTTCAGAGCATTTACCTGCAGTTGTTCGGAATAAATGGAATCGTTGGGCGTTCCATTGTGATTCATAGCAAGGCTATCGATCTTAATACTGCTCTAAATGCGGAGGTATTTTCGTCCTCCCTCCAAATAATGCCCAATCCATTGGCCTATCAGAACGAGGAGAATTCGGTGGGTCCGGTAATCGCCTGTGGAGTTATTAGTCTTATGAGCACAGCAGCCAGTGCGTCAGGTATGGCACCCGGATCATCATCACCACCGGCAATGGAAAACGCAGAGATTTAA
- the Sodq gene encoding uncharacterized protein Sodq isoform X1, whose translation MLVKLILTLVIGYGGIFAPGSAQNLLDRLRPANITRFDDGIKVVSGTKVKRYERLTVPLGGPVGIPGPAGLLGPLLPPQPSYLGYTYQLVPQWQAGAKLVGDGEGASVAGMISFIQLPYSSDIKVTINVTGLPPGKHALHIHTFGDLSDGCKSTGGQFPNNFLGNVDTKDDGSISAVFQSIYLQLFGINGIVGRSIVIHSKAIDLNTALNAEVFSSSLQIMPNPLAYQNEENSVGPVIACGVISLMSTAASASGMAPGSSSPPAMENAEI comes from the exons ATGCTTGTTAAACTGATTCTGACGTTGGTAATTGGCTATGGCGGCATTTTTGCGCCTGGCAGTGCACAAAATCTGTTGGATCGACTGCGTCCGGCGAATATAACCCGATTCGATGATGGCATCAAAGTGGTTTCCGGCACCAAGGTGAAGAGATACGAACGGCTAACGGTTCCGCTGGGAGGTCCGGTGGGAATTCCAGGACCTGCTGGACTCCTGGGACCTCTGTTGCCACCACAACCTTCTTATCTGGGATACACCTAT cAGTTGGTGCCCCAATGGCAGGCGGGTGCCAAATTGGTAGGCGATGGAGAAGGAGCAAGTGTGGCCGGAATGATATCATTCATACAGCTTCCCTACAGTTCGGATATAAAGGTGACGATCAATGTGACGGGATTACCGCCTGGCAAACATGCCCTGCATATCCACACCTTTGGAGATCTCAGCGACGGTTGCAAGTCCACTGGCGGACAGTTTCCAAATAATTTT CTTGGTAATGTGGACACCAAGGATGATGGCAGCATCTCGGCGGTCTTTCAGAGCATTTACCTGCAGTTGTTCGGAATAAATGGAATCGTTGGGCGTTCCATTGTGATTCATAGCAAGGCTATCGATCTTAATACTGCTCTAAATGCGGAGGTATTTTCGTCCTCCCTCCAAATAATGCCCAATCCATTGGCCTATCAGAACGAGGAGAATTCGGTGGGTCCGGTAATCGCCTGTGGAGTTATTAGTCTTATGAGCACAGCAGCCAGTGCGTCAGGTATGGCACCCGGATCATCATCACCACCGGCAATGGAAAACGCAGAGATTTAA
- the LOC108015441 gene encoding lipase 3 isoform X1: MCLPAVSWHRTIGNISIMRRSTGSLLILAVLVVGVYSAAIEGPIDFYKLYDNPEAHISLKGKATTADRTAAHGYPSEHHHIITEDGYILGVFRIPYSHKLQNQNAKRPIVLLQHGLTSCSDAWILQGPNDSLPYLLADAGYDVWMGNARGTSYSRNHTTLSTDHPLFWQFSWHEIAIYDILAIIDYALRTENGEGQDAIHYVGHSQGTTVFFALMSSIPAYNAKIKTAHLFAPVAIMKNLSSPLVRYLGPYLGHRNAYSILFGSQEFLPYNEFVMALFFNICQPDVLYRPVCESAMKTLYSGGRVNMTAMPEAMPTHPAGCSTDQMLHYLQEQQSGYFRQYDHGTKKNLQVYGSEEPPEYPVELISSLVHLWYADSDDLAAVEDVEEIANRLPNKVMHRMADPEWNHGDFSLNREVRKYVNEPVISIMEEYELKNSET; this comes from the exons ATGTGTTTGCCAGCAGTCAGTTGGCATCGAACCATCGGAAACATAAGTATAATGAGGAGATCTACGGGTAGCTTACTTATCCTGGCTGTTTTGGTCGTGGGAGTTTATTCCGCTGCTATAGAAGGACCCATTGATTTCTACAAACTGTACGATAATCCTGAAGCGCATATTAGTCTCAAGGGTAAAGCAACCACG GCTGATCGCACTGCCGCGCATGGATATCCTTCGGAACATCATCATATTATAACCGAAGATGGTTACATCCTGGGAGTATTCCGAATTCCCTACTCCCATAAGCTGCAGAACCAGAACGCAAAGCGACCCATTGTCCTTCTTCAACATGGTTTGACGAGCTGTTCGGATGCCTGGATATTGCAAGGACCTAATGACAGTCTGCCATATTTGCTGGCGGATGCGGGATATGATGTGTGGATGGGCAACGCTCGGGGTACATCCTATTCCAGAAATCACACAACTCTCTCCACGGATCATCCACTGTTCTGGCAGTTCAGTTGGCATGAGATCGCCATCTACGATATTTTGGCAATTATTGATTATGCCTTGAGGACGGAAAACGGTGAGGGTCAGGATGCCATCCACTATGTGGGTCACTCGCAGGGCACTACGGTGTTTTTTGCCCTGATGTCTTCGATTCCCGCCTATAACGCCAAAATTAAAACCGCTCACTTGTTTGCCCCGGTGGCTATTATGAAGAACTTGTCCAGCCCTTTGGTGCGCTACTTGGGTCCCTATTTGGGCCACAGAAATGCCTACTCGATCCTCTTTGGCTCCCAGGAGTTTTTGCCTTACAATGAGTTTGTTATGGCCTTGTTCTTTAACATTTGTCAACCTGATGTCCTTTACCGACCTGTGTGTGAAAGTGCCATGAAAACCCTTTATTCTGGAGGTCGTGTGAATATG aCTGCCATGCCGGAAGCTATGCCCACCCATCCCGCGGGCTGTTCCACCGATCAAATGTTGCACTATCTGCAAGAACAGCAGTCGGGCTACTTCCGTCAATATGACCATGGAACCAAGAAGAATCTGCAGGTTTACGGATCCGAGGAACCGCCGGAATATCCTGTGGAGTTGATAAGTTCCCTGGTGCATTTGTGGTACGCTGATAGTGATGACCTTGCCGCTGTGGAGGATGTTGAGGAAATAGCCAATAGATTACCAAACAAGGTGATGCATCGCATGGCGGATCCGGAGTGGAATCATGGTGATTTTTCCCTGAACCGGGAGGTCCGTAAATATGTTAACGAGCCTGTGATTTCCATAATGGAGGAATACGAGCTGAAGAACAGCGAAACGTAA
- the LOC108015474 gene encoding lipase 3, whose protein sequence is MHRSNIGVYTALVFSVLGTIVLGAPLSNEGDPAEVTNFYEQFNNPDAHLSLTNAPDTTYFIQEHGYPAERHYVTTEDGYIISLFRIPYSHNLKNQDEKKPIAFIQHGLFGSSDAWPSLGPDDGLPFLLSDAGYDVWLGNARGNRYSRNHTSRSTDHPDFWRFSWHEIAYFDIAAAIDYTLSTENGKDQEGIHYVGHSQGTTVMFVLMSSRPEYNKKVKTAHMLAPVAFMDNMENTLVNSLSPYLGFNNIYSTLFCSQEFLPYNDFVLALMYSVCLPGSIVSSFCSSSEETPVNQGRTNSTANSVISGAMPAGVSTDQILHYMQEFQSGHFRQFDFGTKKNLKIYGTEAPPDYPTELITTEMHLWYSDNDDMSAVEDVLRVAETLPNKVMHHMEDPLWDHGDFANNWEVRQYINDPIIAIMNEYETRSESNSVQ, encoded by the exons ATGCATAGATCTAACATCGGTGTCTACACTGCCCTAGTGTTCAGTGTTCTGGGAACAATTGTCCTAGGTGCTCCTCTTTCTAACGAAGGGGATCCTGCGGAGGTTACTAACTTTTATGAACAATTTAATAATCCCGATGCACATCTATCCTTAACCAATGCTCCAGATACG ACATATTTTATCCAGGAGCATGGTTACCCAGCGGAGCGTCATTATGTGACCACTGAAGATGGCTATATAATCAGTCTCTTCCGAATTCCCTATTCCCACAATTTGAAGAACCAAGATGAGAAGAAACCAATTGCCTTTATACAGCATGGACTCTTTGGCAGCTCCGATGCCTGGCCAAGTTTGGGACCGGATGATGGCCTTCCTTTCCTGCTTTCCGATGCAGGATATGATGTTTGGCTGGGCAATGCTCGGGGAAACAGATACTCCAGAAACCACACATCCCGCTCCACAGATCATCCGGACTTCTGGCGATTCAGTTGGCACGAGATTGCCTATTTCGACATCGCTGCTGCCATTGATTACACCTTGTCCACGGAGAATGGAAAGGATCAGGAAGGTATCCACTATGTGGGTCACTCGCAGGGCACCACCGTCATGTTTGTCCTGATGTCTTCGAGGCCGGAATATAACAAGAAGGTTAAGACGGCTCACATGCTGGCCCCTGTGGCCTTTATGGATAACATGGAGAACACCCTGGTCAATTCCTTGTCTCCATACCTAGGATTTAACAACATTTATTCGACGCTCTTCTGTTCTCAAGAGTTTTTGCCCTACAATGATTTCGTGCTAGCTCTCATGTACAGTGTTTGTCTTCCGGGATCTATTGTTTCCAGTTTTTGCAGCAGCAGTGAGGAAACTCCTGTGAACCAAGGAAGAACTAATTCG ACCGCCAACTCTGTGATATCGGGAGCCATGCCTGCTGGTGTCTCCACGGATCAGATCCTCCACTACATGCAGGAGTTTCAATCGGGACATTTTCGTCAGTTCGACTTCGGCACCAAGAAGAATCTGAAGATATATGGAACCGAGGCACCACCCGATTACCCCACTGAGCTCATTACAACCGAGATGCATCTTTGGTACTCGGATAATGATGATATGTCTGCCGTGGAAGATGTCCTCAGGGTTGCTGAAACTCTCCCCAACAAAGTGATGCACCATATGGAGGACCCACTGTGGGATCATGGAGACTTCGCAAACAATTGGGAAGTGCGTCAGTACATCAACGATCCGATTATAGCCATCATGAACGAGTACGAAACTAGATCAGAGTCCAACTCTGTCCAATAG
- the LOC108015441 gene encoding lipase 3 isoform X2: MCRFHIVVFAAFVGIFLRTFVQGAPFPNKLDPAEVPNFYELLNNPEAHLSLTDGPDRADRTAAHGYPSEHHHIITEDGYILGVFRIPYSHKLQNQNAKRPIVLLQHGLTSCSDAWILQGPNDSLPYLLADAGYDVWMGNARGTSYSRNHTTLSTDHPLFWQFSWHEIAIYDILAIIDYALRTENGEGQDAIHYVGHSQGTTVFFALMSSIPAYNAKIKTAHLFAPVAIMKNLSSPLVRYLGPYLGHRNAYSILFGSQEFLPYNEFVMALFFNICQPDVLYRPVCESAMKTLYSGGRVNMTAMPEAMPTHPAGCSTDQMLHYLQEQQSGYFRQYDHGTKKNLQVYGSEEPPEYPVELISSLVHLWYADSDDLAAVEDVEEIANRLPNKVMHRMADPEWNHGDFSLNREVRKYVNEPVISIMEEYELKNSET, translated from the exons ATGTGTAGGTTTCACATCGTTGTCTTTGCTGCCTTTGTCGGCATTTTTCTGAGGACATTTGTCCAAGGTGCCCCTTTCCCTAACAAATTGGATCCTGCGGAGGTCCCCAACTTCTATGAACTGCTTAATAATCCTGAAGCACACTTATCCTTGACCGATGGTCCTGATAGG GCTGATCGCACTGCCGCGCATGGATATCCTTCGGAACATCATCATATTATAACCGAAGATGGTTACATCCTGGGAGTATTCCGAATTCCCTACTCCCATAAGCTGCAGAACCAGAACGCAAAGCGACCCATTGTCCTTCTTCAACATGGTTTGACGAGCTGTTCGGATGCCTGGATATTGCAAGGACCTAATGACAGTCTGCCATATTTGCTGGCGGATGCGGGATATGATGTGTGGATGGGCAACGCTCGGGGTACATCCTATTCCAGAAATCACACAACTCTCTCCACGGATCATCCACTGTTCTGGCAGTTCAGTTGGCATGAGATCGCCATCTACGATATTTTGGCAATTATTGATTATGCCTTGAGGACGGAAAACGGTGAGGGTCAGGATGCCATCCACTATGTGGGTCACTCGCAGGGCACTACGGTGTTTTTTGCCCTGATGTCTTCGATTCCCGCCTATAACGCCAAAATTAAAACCGCTCACTTGTTTGCCCCGGTGGCTATTATGAAGAACTTGTCCAGCCCTTTGGTGCGCTACTTGGGTCCCTATTTGGGCCACAGAAATGCCTACTCGATCCTCTTTGGCTCCCAGGAGTTTTTGCCTTACAATGAGTTTGTTATGGCCTTGTTCTTTAACATTTGTCAACCTGATGTCCTTTACCGACCTGTGTGTGAAAGTGCCATGAAAACCCTTTATTCTGGAGGTCGTGTGAATATG aCTGCCATGCCGGAAGCTATGCCCACCCATCCCGCGGGCTGTTCCACCGATCAAATGTTGCACTATCTGCAAGAACAGCAGTCGGGCTACTTCCGTCAATATGACCATGGAACCAAGAAGAATCTGCAGGTTTACGGATCCGAGGAACCGCCGGAATATCCTGTGGAGTTGATAAGTTCCCTGGTGCATTTGTGGTACGCTGATAGTGATGACCTTGCCGCTGTGGAGGATGTTGAGGAAATAGCCAATAGATTACCAAACAAGGTGATGCATCGCATGGCGGATCCGGAGTGGAATCATGGTGATTTTTCCCTGAACCGGGAGGTCCGTAAATATGTTAACGAGCCTGTGATTTCCATAATGGAGGAATACGAGCTGAAGAACAGCGAAACGTAA
- the Mco3 gene encoding uncharacterized protein Mco3: MGQNFLRRLPTNRVASCLLRFAMSKRESKSFPSPVLIVLLIIALNQAKSEESLKKDFPQAKFEWPSFGWMRNKTTKVTPSLDMKNDYSQMELGNFGDFDRHPCRRVCQQGQSQNCYYQLVVHNYQRLGPECQRCQFDERACAAEHCIFGDGVANPVMAVNRMVPGPPIELCENDTMVVDVLNYLGEPTTMHWHGIHMHRTPEMDGAPFVTQYPLQPGEVQRYEFQVDRSGSLWYHSHVGWQRGFGIAGAMIVRQTRQENQHSQLYDYDLIEHTLMIQDIFYEYNLQDVRNILVNGKGRNHLSQLPDNDSRHRYERLRVSPGYRYRMRVILNGISNCPVEFSIEQHKLLIISTDGNDIIPVLADGFFLTSAERFDFVLEANQYTKNYWIRVRGYEQCEGRNLYQGAVLSYRGSTRSELPQGDIMEKKRSRSAEEDPVLVNDFRFKPTNASNISSLRQSVDKDNNVGTVALRSVNQVPWTRYTKFQTYYSSFGSRTAQNGEILFQINDVSYNSPGISLLQGRHLYQDDGYFCNKSSLAAEGRNCERELCECVHVMRLPAYRPLEMVVANYLDSTHPFHIHGFTFRLVGQGVLGNLNDLRNIRELDRRGRLSRLSDDSAAVAKDTVQIPGQGYIIVRFISNNPGFWLYHCHIEAHAVQGMVAVLKIGEDHQMKNIPARVRC, translated from the exons ATGGGCCAAAACTTTCTTCGTCGGCTGCCCACGAATCGAGTGGCCAGTTGCCTGTTGCGGTTCGCGATGTCCAAACGCGAAAGTAAAAGTTTTCCCAGCCCGGTGCTGAtagtattactgattatcgCTTTAAATCAGGCGAAATCGGAGGAGTCCTTAAAAAAGGATTTCCCGCAGGCCAAGTTCGAATGGCCGTCGTTTGGCTGGATGCGGAATAAAACCACCAAGGTTACACCCTCTCTGGATATGAAAAATGACTATAGTCAAATGGAACTGGGCAACTTTGGGGACTTTGATCGTCATCCCTGCAGAAGAGTTTGCCAACAGGGACAATCGCAGAACTGCTACTACCAACTGGTGGTTCACAATTATCAGAGACTTGGTCCGGAGTGTCAAAGGTGCCAATTTGATGAGAGAGCCTGCGCAGCGGAACATTGTATTTTTGGTGATGGAGTGGCCAATCCAGTGATGGCTGTCAATCGCATGGTTCCAGGACCTCCTATAGAGCTCTGTGAAAATGATACTATGGTAGTGGATGTTTTGAATTACCTAGGTGAACCAACCACTATGCATTGGCATGGTATTCACATGCATCGAACTCCCGAAATGGATGGAGCACCTTTCGTAACCCAATATCCCCTTCAACCTGGTGAGGTCCAGCGCTATGAATTCCAGGTGGATCGCAGTGGTTCCCTCTGGTATCACAGCCATGTGGGTTGGCAGCGAGGATTTGGAATAGCTGGTGCTATGATAGTTCGCCAAACGCGACAGGAGAATCAGCATTCCCAGCTCTATGACTATGATCTCATAGAGCACACCCTGATGATTCAGGATATCTTCTACGAGTATAACCTTCAAGACGTACGTAATATCCTGGTGAATGGCAAGGGACGCAATCATCTCAGTCAGCTGCCGGATAATGATAGTCGTCATCGCTACGAAAGACTCAGGGTTTCGCCTGGCTACCGCTATAGAATGAGGGTTATCCTCAATGGTATATCCAACTGTCCCGTGGAGTTCTCTATTGAACAGCATAAACTCCTCATCATCAGCACTGATGGTAATGACATAATACCCGTGCTGGCAGATGGATTCTTCTTGACCTCCGCGGAGCGctttgattttgttttggaGGCCAATCAGTATACTAAAAACTATTGGATCAGGGTACGAGGCTATGAACAGTGTGAGGGTAGGAATCTCTATCAAGGAGCTGTGCTAAGCTATCGAGGATCGACCCGTTCTGAGTTGCCACAGGGCGATATCATGGAGAAAAAGAGGAGCAGGTCTGCAGAGGAGGATCCGgtcttggtcaatgattttcGATTTAAGCCTACAAATGCATCGAATATATCTTCCCTCCGTCAATCCGTGGATAAGGATAATAATGTGGGAACCGTGGCCCTGCGTTCTGTAAATCAAGTACCCTGGACTCGTTACACCAAGTTCCAGACCTATTACTCCAGCTTCGGTTCGAGAACAGCTCAAAATGGAGAGATTCTTTTCCAGATCAATGATGTTTCCTACAATTCTCCGGGAATATCCCTTTTGCAGGGCAGGCATCTTTACCAGGACGATGGATACTTTTGTAATAAGAGTTCCTTGGCTGCTGAGGGAAGAAATTGTGAAAGGGAGCTCTGCGAGTGTGTTCATGTGATGCGACTTCCGGCCTATCGACCTTTGGAGATGGTCGTGGCCAACTATCTAGACAGCACCCATCCCTTTCACATACACGGCTTTACTTTCCGTCTGGTGGGACAAGGAGTCCTGGGAAATCTCAATGATCTGCGGAAT ATCCGAGAACTTGATCGCAGGGGAAGACTTTCAAGATTATCGGATGACTCTGCTGCCGTGGCGAAAGATACGGTTCAGATTCCGGGACAGGGCTACATCATCGTTCGCTTTATCTCAAATAATCCCGGGTTCTGGCTATATCATTGTCATATTGAAGCACATGCCGTGCAAGGAATGGTTGCGGTTCTAAAGATCGGTGAAGATCACCAGATGAAAAACATTCCAGCTCGTGTGCgctgttaa
- the LOC108011765 gene encoding protein FAM98A produces the protein MELELDVVDSLQALAYEGACLQQQNLSRALDAGIGSPDLRAVVHWLAHELHVLRKTDERVSSSQKDNDEFAFELSLLLTELGCPYRRLVQGAIDQRFQDRDALVQLLEYLTSELMTTKMVLKSQPVGPPCKRSKTDSNVQQAVESLAKDLQLGELPKNINTKLLFEKITPRLEQSLKQVNPQVLSEPLLKLKKPLTDGQWRVLESLHRDLEAEYNLRRQMMTTRLEATVQSFQWSESMNQRSNEIMDRFNRKMRELEQLKVGGEQTDMVALLAARSDLAIIEKTSSANVRKNTASKIQKHVIGRVPDRGGRANEHAPPPPEMPSWQQQRASGPPGGGRGGGGNFRGGRGGGGGQGGGGGGGRGGGGGQGGGGNWQQPQQQQQQYQNQSQNQRDRSRERNDQQWISGSGRVQGTGWNPQAGRGGGGGGGGGRGGGGGRGGQRGGYR, from the coding sequence ATGGAGCTGgaactggacgtggtggactCGTTGCAGGCGCTGGCCTACGAAGGAGCCTGCCTGCAGCAGCAGAACCTGAGTCGCGCCCTGGACGCGGGAATCGGAAGTCCTGATCTGCGCGCGGTGGTCCATTGGTTAGCCCACGAATTGCACGTTCTGCGGAAAACCGATGAACGTGTGAGCTCCAGCCAAAAGGACAACGACGAGTTCGCCTTCGAGTTGTCCCTGCTGCTTACGGAACTGGGCTGCCCCTACCGCCGGCTGGTGCAGGGCGCCATCGATCAGCGTTTCCAGGACCGGGATGCACTGGTCCAGCTGCTGGAGTACCTTACATCCGAACTGATGACAACCAAGATGGTCCTGAAGTCCCAGCCCGTGGGTCCACCCTGCAAACGCTCGAAAACCGATTCCAATGTCCAACAGGCTGTGGAAAGCCTAGCCAAAGATCTGCAATTGGGCGAACTCCCGAAGAACATCAATACCAAGCTTCTCTTCGAGAAGATTACGCCCCGTTTGGAGCAGTCCCTGAAGCAAGTCAATCCGCAGGTGCTCAGTGAACCCCTGCTGAAACTTAAGAAGCCTTTGACTGATGGCCAGTGGCGCGTGTTGGAGTCCCTGCATCGAGATCTGGAGGCGGAGTACAATCTGCGTCGTCAGATGATGACCACGCGGCTGGAGGCCACTGTGCAGAGCTTTCAGTGGTCGGAGTCCATGAACCAGCGCTCCAATGAGATCATGGACCGCTTCAACCGCAAGATGCGGGAGCTGGAACAGCTTAAGGTTGGCGGAGAGCAGACCGACATGGTGGCTCTGCTGGCAGCTCGCTCGGATCTGGCCATCATTGAGAAGACAAGCTCGGCGAATGTGAGGAAGAACACGGCTTCCAAAATCCAAAAGCATGTGATTGGACGGGTTCCCGATCGCGGTGGCAGGGCCAACGAGCATGCTCCTCCGCCACCGGAGATGCCCTCGTGGCAGCAGCAAAGGGCCAGTGGTCCCCCAGGAGGCGGACGTGGTGGAGGAGGTAATTTTAGAGGAGGAAGGGGAGGCGGCGGCGGACAaggaggcggcggcggcggtggaAGGGGAGGCGGAGGTGGACAAGGAGGCGGTGGCAACTGGCAGCAAcctcaacagcagcagcagcagtatcAAAATCAAAGTCAAAACCAGCGCGATCGCAGCCGCGAGAGAAATGACCAGCAATGGATCAGCGGCAGTGGACGTGTTCAGGGAACTGGCTGGAATCCGCAGGCCGGACGAggaggtggaggtggaggaggaggtggacGTGGCGGTGGTGGAGGACGTGGAGGACAGCGTGGCGGCTACCGATGA